In the genome of Photobacterium sp. TY1-4, one region contains:
- a CDS encoding ABC transporter ATP-binding protein, with product MSAPVGQPIVEGKNLIKDFQVNSNSLKKPMMRAINDVSFKMYKSRGLAVVGESGSGKSTTAKMIAKMYAPTDGHIEYYGRDISEITKRRELMEYRQGIQMVWQDPFGSLNPTHTIFHHIARPLLIHNKVSKGNKKELEERVYSLLEQVGLIPPKETAAKYPHQLSGGQRQRVNLARNIAVGAEVVLADEPTSMLDVSIRAGVLNLMEEMKFERNMALLYITHDIATARYIAEDLAVMYVGHMVEWGDTEEIIHDPQHPYTQLLISAVPDPSKSIHEKLKGNKGEIPLWTPDSTGCPFAGRCTHATDKCREQLPGVTQLSENHFVRCYQYEH from the coding sequence ATGAGTGCACCCGTTGGACAGCCGATTGTCGAAGGCAAGAACCTGATCAAAGACTTTCAGGTCAACAGCAACTCTTTGAAAAAGCCCATGATGCGGGCGATCAACGACGTATCCTTCAAGATGTACAAAAGCCGCGGCCTGGCCGTGGTGGGGGAATCCGGCTCGGGCAAGTCCACCACCGCCAAAATGATCGCCAAGATGTACGCCCCGACCGACGGCCACATCGAATACTACGGCCGGGATATCAGCGAGATCACCAAGCGCCGGGAGCTGATGGAGTACCGCCAGGGCATCCAGATGGTCTGGCAGGATCCGTTCGGATCGCTGAACCCGACCCACACCATTTTTCACCATATTGCTCGCCCGCTGCTGATCCACAACAAGGTCAGCAAGGGCAACAAGAAAGAGCTCGAAGAGCGGGTCTACAGCCTGCTTGAGCAGGTCGGCCTGATCCCGCCGAAAGAGACGGCGGCCAAATACCCCCACCAGCTCTCAGGCGGCCAGCGCCAGCGGGTCAACCTGGCCCGCAACATCGCGGTTGGTGCCGAAGTGGTACTGGCCGATGAGCCGACCTCGATGCTGGATGTGTCGATCCGGGCCGGGGTGCTCAACCTGATGGAAGAGATGAAATTCGAGCGCAACATGGCGCTGCTCTACATTACCCACGACATCGCCACCGCGCGTTATATCGCCGAGGATCTGGCCGTGATGTACGTCGGCCACATGGTGGAATGGGGCGATACCGAGGAAATCATCCATGATCCCCAGCACCCGTATACCCAGTTGCTAATTTCTGCCGTGCCGGATCCAAGCAAATCGATCCACGAAAAACTCAAGGGCAACAAAGGGGAGATCCCGCTCTGGACCCCGGACAGCACCGGTTGCCCGTTTGCCGGCCGCTGCACTCACGCCACGGACAAGTGTCGCGAGCAACTGCCGGGCGTGACCCAGTTGTCCGAAAACCACTTCGTCCGCTGCTACCAGTATGAGCACTAA
- a CDS encoding ABC transporter ATP-binding protein: MTNPQISIRNLCVDYITDAGDVRAVNNVSFDIGKGEVFGLAGESGCGKSTVAFSLMRLHKPPAFITGGEVLFDGHGDILQFSEAQINAFRWSEISMVFQSAMNALNPVLTMEEQFCDVIMRHTNFTRQQAIRRAEGLLEIVDIHPSRLQDYPHQFSGGMRQRLVIAIALALNPKMIIMDEPTTALDVVVQREILQKIYALKEEFGFSILFITHDISLMVEFSDRIGIMYSGELVEVAPSKQILETPFHPYTEGLGSSFPPLTGPKTRLTGIPGNPLNLLEVPTGCRFQARCSKAHDACFSQPTLLTQLEPNRFSNCHLFTKRS, translated from the coding sequence ATGACCAACCCACAGATCTCCATTCGCAACCTGTGCGTCGACTACATCACCGATGCCGGCGACGTCCGGGCCGTCAACAATGTCAGCTTCGACATCGGCAAAGGCGAGGTCTTCGGTCTCGCCGGCGAATCCGGCTGCGGTAAATCCACCGTCGCCTTCTCCCTGATGCGCCTGCATAAGCCGCCGGCGTTTATCACCGGTGGGGAAGTGCTGTTTGACGGCCATGGCGACATCCTTCAGTTCAGCGAGGCCCAGATCAACGCCTTCCGCTGGAGCGAGATTTCCATGGTGTTCCAAAGTGCGATGAATGCCCTCAACCCGGTGCTGACCATGGAAGAGCAATTCTGTGACGTGATTATGCGTCACACCAACTTCACCCGTCAGCAGGCGATCCGCCGGGCCGAAGGCCTGCTGGAGATTGTCGATATCCACCCGAGCCGGCTGCAGGATTATCCGCACCAGTTCTCCGGCGGCATGCGCCAGCGCCTGGTGATCGCCATCGCCCTGGCCCTGAACCCGAAAATGATCATCATGGATGAGCCGACCACGGCTCTGGATGTGGTGGTCCAGCGCGAGATCCTGCAAAAGATCTACGCCCTGAAAGAAGAGTTTGGCTTCTCCATCCTGTTCATTACCCACGACATCTCGCTGATGGTCGAGTTCTCCGATCGCATCGGGATCATGTACTCGGGTGAGCTGGTCGAAGTGGCACCATCCAAACAAATCCTCGAAACCCCGTTCCACCCGTACACCGAGGGACTGGGCAGCTCGTTTCCGCCGTTGACCGGCCCGAAAACCCGGTTGACCGGGATCCCGGGCAACCCGCTCAACCTGCTGGAAGTCCCGACCGGATGCCGGTTCCAGGCCCGCTGCAGCAAGGCCCATGACGCCTGTTTCAGCCAGCCGACCCTGCTGACCCAGCTGGAGCCGAACCGTTTTTCCAACTGCCATCTGTTTACCAAACGCAGTTAA